TAATTCCGTATAAGTTCCACCGTCCGATTGTTTCAATTTGTGTCGAGATAGACACAATCTGACCGCTTGGACAATTCGCCCGATTCTCGAAACACTCTGGAAGCCATTCCAGCGTTTTTCCCCAACATCGCGAGGATTAGTCTGCCGGCATTGATTTTTCCTGATTTCCTGCCGGAGCGTTCCGATGATCCTTCATTACATCTATGACCCATTGTGCGGCTGGTGCTATGGCGCCAAACCGCTGGTGCAAGCGGCGCAGCAAGTGCTGCCGGTGATCGCCCATGCCGGCGGGATGATGAGCGGCGCCAACCGCCAGCGTGTTTCCCCGCAATTGCGCAATTACGTCATGCCCCACGATCGGCGCATTGCTGAATACACCGGTCAGGCGTTTGGCGAGGCGTATTTCGAGGGCTTGCTGCGCGATCACACGGCGGTTTTCGACTCAACGCCACCGATCGCCGCCGTGATGGCGGCAGAGGCGATCAATGGCCGTGGCCTGGAGCTGCTCGGGCGCTTACAAACGGCGCATTACGTGGAAGGGCTTCGGATTGCCGATGAGTCT
The sequence above is drawn from the Pseudomonas sp. FP2196 genome and encodes:
- a CDS encoding DsbA family protein, translating into MILHYIYDPLCGWCYGAKPLVQAAQQVLPVIAHAGGMMSGANRQRVSPQLRNYVMPHDRRIAEYTGQAFGEAYFEGLLRDHTAVFDSTPPIAAVMAAEAINGRGLELLGRLQTAHYVEGLRIADESLLLQLADQMGYAADTFQAAFKNADTEQHVKNSRTLLARLGGQGFPTFALEEDGQFTLIDISPWLGKPQAFADWLGRTMGIDEKGESAALCGLDGCV